One genomic window of Bacillus mycoides includes the following:
- a CDS encoding VOC family protein, with protein MINQIGQIMLYVNNQDESVQFWTETVGFQIVAEENNGQGFRWIEIALAKEAGTSIVLHDKALIAKMQPELNLNTPSLMFFSNNLDQLYKDLSEKNVTVGQVVDLPTGRAFNFADNENNYFAVMEKK; from the coding sequence ATGATTAATCAAATTGGACAAATTATGTTATATGTAAATAACCAAGATGAATCAGTACAATTTTGGACAGAAACAGTAGGATTCCAAATCGTTGCGGAAGAAAATAACGGACAAGGATTTCGCTGGATTGAAATTGCGCTGGCAAAAGAAGCTGGAACAAGCATTGTCCTTCACGATAAGGCGTTAATTGCGAAGATGCAACCTGAATTAAACTTAAATACACCTTCACTTATGTTCTTCTCTAATAACTTAGATCAACTGTATAAAGATCTTTCTGAGAAAAACGTTACGGTTGGACAAGTTGTAGATTTACCTACTGGTAGAGCATTCAATTTTGCTGATAATGAAAACAATTACTTTGCGGTAATGGAAAAGAAATAA
- the cydA gene encoding cytochrome ubiquinol oxidase subunit I has protein sequence MDTVTLARAFFGSSLAFHIIFATLGVGLSLMIFISEILYHWKKDSDYAIMAKRWTKAFAILLGVAIPTGTIVGVQISLLWPGFAKIVGQVISVPFQIEIFAFFLEALFMSIYVYAADKLPPVMRLISLFFVMIGATASAVLITSANTWMNTPAGFSMGPDGSVFNVDPWKAFFNPSFGTSAFHVVITAYTTGAAVIASIAGFKLLKKNLSAREIAYHKKGLLLGLVVTFITGATMWLSGHESAIALHKHSPEKLASAEALFETTSHAPLSLGGVVDPNTLELNYALEIPNMLSLLVGLDPSTVVKGLKEFPQETWPPFYTHTLFNLMVGTAAFTFAVAAIALLYWHFVYRKKGVELPKWLLLGAAACGPVMLLGIEFGWIFSCSGRQPWTIYGMQRTVDASTRADFVGPLFVLFIILYIGLGILTVFVLRTFFKKHPLKNDLHHEGGDSRA, from the coding sequence ATGGATACCGTAACATTAGCAAGGGCATTTTTTGGTTCTTCATTAGCATTCCACATTATCTTTGCAACGCTTGGAGTCGGGCTTTCTTTAATGATTTTTATAAGTGAAATACTCTATCACTGGAAGAAAGATTCCGATTATGCCATTATGGCAAAAAGATGGACAAAGGCTTTTGCTATCCTTCTCGGTGTAGCAATTCCAACTGGAACAATTGTTGGTGTACAAATTTCGCTTCTTTGGCCTGGTTTCGCCAAAATTGTTGGTCAAGTTATTTCCGTTCCGTTTCAAATTGAGATTTTCGCCTTCTTTTTAGAGGCTTTATTCATGTCTATTTATGTATATGCAGCTGATAAACTACCTCCAGTTATGAGATTAATCTCGCTATTTTTCGTTATGATTGGTGCCACTGCATCCGCCGTGCTTATTACATCAGCAAATACATGGATGAACACACCTGCGGGCTTTTCAATGGGACCAGATGGCTCAGTTTTTAACGTCGATCCGTGGAAAGCTTTCTTTAATCCAAGCTTTGGCACAAGTGCATTCCATGTCGTTATTACAGCCTATACAACTGGAGCAGCTGTTATCGCTTCTATCGCTGGATTTAAATTATTAAAGAAAAATTTAAGTGCGCGTGAAATTGCTTACCATAAAAAAGGATTACTGTTAGGGCTTGTCGTTACATTTATCACTGGTGCTACGATGTGGCTTTCAGGACACGAATCTGCTATTGCCTTACATAAACATTCACCTGAAAAACTAGCATCTGCTGAAGCTTTGTTTGAAACGACATCCCACGCTCCGTTATCGCTTGGCGGGGTTGTGGATCCTAACACACTTGAACTAAACTATGCCCTTGAAATTCCGAACATGCTTAGCTTATTAGTGGGACTAGACCCTAGCACCGTTGTAAAAGGTCTAAAGGAATTCCCGCAAGAAACGTGGCCACCATTTTACACACATACACTGTTCAACTTAATGGTCGGCACTGCTGCCTTTACCTTTGCAGTTGCAGCTATTGCCCTCTTATATTGGCACTTTGTTTACCGAAAAAAAGGAGTAGAGTTACCGAAGTGGCTTCTTTTGGGAGCTGCCGCATGTGGACCCGTTATGTTGCTCGGTATTGAATTCGGATGGATTTTTAGTTGTAGTGGTCGTCAGCCATGGACAATTTATGGCATGCAACGCACGGTCGATGCTTCTACACGCGCTGATTTCGTCGGTCCTTTATTTGTTTTATTCATCATTTTATATATTGGACTCGGTATTTTAACAGTCTTTGTACTACGGACATTCTTTAAGAAACATCCGTTAAAGAATGATTTACATCACGAAGGAGGCGATTCTCGTGCATGA
- a CDS encoding cytochrome d ubiquinol oxidase subunit II, with product MHEESIAIIILWALIFVYSILGSIDFGAGFWGMVYAKHPTLAAKLANRYLSPTWEVTNTFLVFVVVAFLGFFPKAAFTLATVMFVPVMLILVLVAIRSTFMVFAYSLPKYQHLLRIISGITGLLIPALLITVLPVTEGAYITMSEGKEVLLYGKLLSSPVIYCYMLFGLTSELFLSSLFLADFAREQGSEDTYRIYRRNAIILGPATLVTAIIALVVMDPETHWLMQGLIKQFPWFTVSIILFVIGYSSLWWTNKKYGTLGFPRIAVLAVVAQYAFASYAYGVAHLPYIIYPDVTVFTSFTTVETFYALLILYAIGIAILLPGFIFFWNLFLKDRTFLKEK from the coding sequence GTGCATGAGGAAAGCATTGCAATCATCATCTTATGGGCTCTTATTTTCGTATATAGCATACTAGGGTCTATTGATTTTGGGGCTGGTTTTTGGGGTATGGTATACGCTAAACACCCGACGCTTGCTGCCAAGCTTGCTAATCGGTACTTATCACCAACTTGGGAAGTAACAAATACGTTTCTTGTCTTTGTTGTTGTCGCTTTTCTCGGTTTCTTTCCAAAAGCAGCCTTTACCCTGGCAACGGTTATGTTTGTACCAGTTATGTTAATTTTAGTACTCGTTGCGATTCGCAGTACATTTATGGTATTCGCTTACTCCCTGCCAAAGTACCAACACCTTCTTCGTATTATTTCAGGTATTACAGGGCTCTTAATCCCAGCTCTATTAATTACCGTGCTGCCCGTTACAGAGGGTGCCTATATTACGATGTCTGAAGGAAAAGAAGTGCTCCTTTACGGAAAACTTCTTTCTAGTCCCGTTATTTATTGTTATATGCTCTTTGGACTAACTTCGGAACTATTTCTATCCTCTCTCTTTCTTGCTGATTTTGCTAGGGAACAAGGTTCTGAAGATACGTACCGAATTTATAGGAGAAATGCCATCATACTTGGTCCTGCAACGCTCGTGACTGCTATTATCGCTCTCGTTGTAATGGACCCTGAAACACACTGGCTTATGCAAGGACTAATAAAGCAATTCCCATGGTTTACAGTCTCTATCATTTTATTTGTTATCGGATATTCCTCCCTTTGGTGGACAAATAAGAAGTATGGCACACTAGGCTTTCCTCGCATTGCAGTTTTAGCTGTCGTCGCTCAATATGCATTTGCAAGCTACGCTTACGGCGTCGCCCATTTACCGTATATCATTTACCCGGACGTAACTGTATTTACAAGCTTTACGACGGTCGAAACATTCTATGCACTTCTTATTCTTTACGCAATCGGGATTGCAATTTTACTACCAGGATTCATTTTCTTCTGGAATTTATTCTTGAAGGATCGAACTTTTTTGAAGGAAAAATAA